The Magnolia sinica isolate HGM2019 chromosome 10, MsV1, whole genome shotgun sequence genome includes a window with the following:
- the LOC131217432 gene encoding myosin-9-like — MDIVGISEQEQAAIFRVVAAILHIGNIDFAKGKEIDSFVVKDEKSRFHLKMTAELLMCDAQNLEDALIKRVMVTPEEVITRMLDPVNAIVIQDGLAKTVYFRLFDWLVDKINVSIGQDPNLKSLIGVLDIYGFESFKCNSFEQFYINFTNEKLQQHFNQHVFKMEQEEYTKEEINWSYIEFVDNQDLLDLIEKVFCLLPDAILHIHS; from the exons ATGGATATAGTTGGAATCAGCGAGCAAGAACAG GCGGCTATTTTCAGGGTTGTAGCTGCTATTCTTCATATTGGTAATATTGATTTTGCAAAGGGAAAGGAGATAGACTCATTTGTCGTTAAGGATGAAAAGTCTAGATTCCATCTTAAAATGACAGCTGAACTTCTCAT GTGTGACGCCCAGAATTTGGAAGATGCTCTGATTAAACGTGTGATGGTGACACCTGAAGAAGTCATTACGAGAATGCTAGATCCTGTTAATGCAATCGTTATCCAGGATGGTTTAGCAAAAACAGTATACTTCCGCCTATTTGATTG GCTTGTGGATAAAATCAATGTTTCAATTGGGCAGGACCCGAACTTGAAATCATTAATTGGAGTTCTTGATATATATGGTTTTGAAAGTTTTAAGTGTAATAG TTTTGAGCAGTTCTACATtaatttcacaaatgagaagCTGCAACAGCATTTTAACCAG CATGTCTTCAAAATGGAACAGGAAGAGTACACAAAAGAGGAAATCAATTGGAGCTACATAGAGTTTGTTGATAACCAAGATCTGTTGGATCTGATTGAGAAGGTTTTTTGTCTGCTGCCTGATGCAATCCTTCATATTCATTCATGA